The Sporichthyaceae bacterium genome includes the window CCTCGGTGTCGTGCGTGATCAGCACGATGGTGCGCCCCGACGCGTGCAGGTCAGCGATCAGCGCGAGCACGTCCTCGGTGGACTTGGAGTCCAGGTTTCCGGTGGGCTCGTCGGCCAGGATCAGCGCCGGTTCGGTGACCAGCGCGCGGGCCACGGCGACGCGCTGCTGCTGACCACCGGAGAGCTCACCGGGGCGGTGGTCGACCCGGTCACCCAGGCCGACGTGCTCCAGCGACTTCAGGGCGCGGGCCTTGCGCTCGGGCCGCGAAACGCCGCTGTACATCAGTGGTAACTCCACATTGCGCCAGGCGGACAGCGTGGGCAGCAGGTGGAACTGCTGGAACACGAAACCGATCCGTTCGTTGCGCACCGCGGCCAGCGCGGTCTCGTCCATCGCGGAGACGTCGATCCCGGCGAGGGAGTACGTGCCCGCGGTGGGGATGTCCAGGCAACCCAGGATGTGCATCAGGGTGGACTTGCCCGAGCCGGACGGTCCGGTGATCGCCACGTACTCGCCGGCCTGCACCATCAGGTCGACGCCACGGATGGCCTCTACCGACACCGGCCCGGAGTCATACATCTTGCGGATGCCATCCATCTGCAGGATCGGCACGGCGGCCGACGCCCAGTCAGATCTGGCTTGCTCGAGGATCGCGGCGGTCATCTCAGTTACCCCCGCCGAAACCGGCGCCGGTCGGAGGGGTGCCGCCGTTCGGGAAGCCGCCGGCAGGCAGGGTGGTGCCGCCGGTGAAACCGCCGGTCCGGGTACCGCCGGTGCGGTTGCCGCCGGCCGCGCCGGCCCGGTTCACCGTCACCCGCACCTGGTCGCCCGCGGACAGGCCCGAGGTCACCTGGGTACTGGCGCCGTAGGCGGTGCCCACGACCACCGGCACGGTCGTGTCCTTGCCGTCGACCACCTTGGTCACCACGGTCTCCCCGTTCTCCTGACGCAGCGCCGCGGTCGGCACGGCCAACACGTCGGGCACCGATTCGGTGACGATGACGACGGTCGCCGTCTCACCGGGGTGCAGATCGGTGGGGGAGCCGGTGACCTTGATGGTCACCGGGAACGTGGACGAGCCACCCGACGCCGTGGACGCGACCACGCCGACCGAGGAAACCGTGCCGAAGATCGCTTGGGTCGCGCCGCTCGGGATGATCCGCGCCTGCTGACCCTTCTTGATGCTGGACAGATCGGTGCCGGAGACCGACGCGTCGACCTCCCACGAGGTGGTGCCGACGATCTCGACCTGGGCCGAGGACGTACCGGACGCCGAGGACCCACCGCCGCCGCCCGAACCGGAGACCCGGTCGCCCTTGGCGATGCTGACCGAGGCGACGGTGCCGGCGATGGTGGCCTTCAACGTCGCGTTGGCGAGATCGTCCTGCGCGGAGGCCAGCTTGTCCTCGGCCGTGGCCAAC containing:
- a CDS encoding ABC transporter ATP-binding protein is translated as MTAAILEQARSDWASAAVPILQMDGIRKMYDSGPVSVEAIRGVDLMVQAGEYVAITGPSGSGKSTLMHILGCLDIPTAGTYSLAGIDVSAMDETALAAVRNERIGFVFQQFHLLPTLSAWRNVELPLMYSGVSRPERKARALKSLEHVGLGDRVDHRPGELSGGQQQRVAVARALVTEPALILADEPTGNLDSKSTEDVLALIADLHASGRTIVLITHDTEVAAAAQRTVRIADGVITTDQLNENFRYPGGVA
- a CDS encoding efflux RND transporter periplasmic adaptor subunit; protein product: MLGLKERTKPGGLLPGQRAPELSWAPTRARTTRRRRHRVMSAGLVVLLAAGGTGAWALTRGGGTAAAAGATSVVQTVSAQTIEQSVNASGTIDPAKVADESFAVAGQITSVKVAVGDTVRKGQVLAVVNDDDLQRAVDVAQANKDSAAAQLTAAQDASASATQIDSAKSQLATAEDKLASAQDDLANATLKATIAGTVASVSIAKGDRVSGSGGGGGSSASGTSSAQVEIVGTTSWEVDASVSGTDLSSIKKGQQARIIPSGATQAIFGTVSSVGVVASTASGGSSTFPVTIKVTGSPTDLHPGETATVVIVTESVPDVLAVPTAALRQENGETVVTKVVDGKDTTVPVVVGTAYGASTQVTSGLSAGDQVRVTVNRAGAAGGNRTGGTRTGGFTGGTTLPAGGFPNGGTPPTGAGFGGGN